A genomic segment from Truepera sp. encodes:
- a CDS encoding aminotransferase class V-fold PLP-dependent enzyme — protein sequence MPIVANADRLSIEELREDVIGEGACFDTPFGRRRLTYADYIASGRPLASVEAALARAVLPLYANTHTEDSATGAHTTLLTDRAREYVKQSLGAGASHKLIFAGTGATGALKRLQEVLGVSVSPTLRARVLDAMDPADRLVVFVGPYEHHSNEVSWRESLAEVVPVPLSRDGTLDLAALERLLTDPRYEGRPRLGSFSAASNVTGIITDVRAVAKLLHEHGAKAAFDFAASGPYVAIDVQESGPGADDGIDALVLSPHKFVGGPGSPGVLVIHEDLYRLPSPTTAGGGTVTYVSHATHRFVSDVEAREDAGTPGILQKLRAAMAFRVKERVGAEVIARREEDYVKRALRRLSANPKVEVLGNVSVPRLAVVSFLVKPGDRYLHPRLVIRLLSDLFGIQGRAGCSCAGPYGHDLLGIGEEASKKFLEQLEAGYEGLKPGWSRLSFHFLIDEPEFEFLLAAVEFLAEHGDAFLPLYDFDWQTGAWSHKSVAPQPPEQQDFAFEAWQPVAAAAGRRVDDYAGYLSEARRLAAQLRKEPPQTPDRSTGADQRLVTFQV from the coding sequence ATGCCGATAGTTGCCAACGCCGACCGGCTCTCGATCGAGGAGCTACGCGAGGACGTGATTGGGGAGGGCGCGTGTTTCGATACTCCCTTCGGCAGGAGGCGGCTCACGTATGCCGACTACATAGCCTCTGGGAGACCGCTGGCGTCCGTAGAGGCGGCTCTGGCCCGCGCAGTGCTGCCGCTTTATGCCAACACGCACACCGAAGACAGCGCCACCGGGGCTCACACCACCCTACTCACGGACCGCGCCCGTGAGTACGTGAAGCAGAGTCTCGGCGCCGGCGCCTCGCACAAGTTGATCTTCGCCGGGACCGGGGCCACCGGGGCGCTCAAGAGGCTTCAGGAAGTCCTTGGCGTCAGCGTCTCGCCGACGTTACGCGCGCGGGTACTCGACGCCATGGACCCCGCCGACCGCCTGGTCGTCTTCGTCGGCCCTTACGAGCATCACTCGAACGAGGTCAGCTGGCGCGAATCCCTCGCGGAGGTCGTGCCGGTACCGCTCTCCAGGGACGGGACGCTGGACCTCGCGGCGTTGGAGCGGCTCCTCACGGACCCCCGCTACGAGGGGCGTCCGCGGTTGGGTTCGTTCTCGGCCGCGAGCAACGTCACCGGCATCATCACGGACGTCCGGGCGGTGGCCAAGCTGTTGCATGAGCACGGTGCCAAGGCGGCGTTCGACTTCGCTGCCAGCGGCCCGTACGTGGCCATCGACGTGCAGGAGTCGGGCCCGGGCGCCGACGACGGGATCGACGCGCTCGTCCTCAGCCCACACAAGTTCGTCGGCGGCCCGGGGTCGCCGGGCGTGCTCGTCATCCACGAGGACCTCTACCGGCTGCCCAGCCCGACCACGGCCGGCGGGGGCACCGTGACCTACGTCAGCCACGCAACTCACCGGTTCGTCAGTGACGTGGAGGCGCGCGAGGACGCCGGCACACCTGGCATCCTGCAGAAGCTCAGGGCGGCGATGGCGTTCCGGGTCAAGGAGAGGGTGGGCGCCGAGGTCATCGCCCGTCGTGAGGAAGACTACGTCAAGCGCGCCCTGCGCCGACTGAGCGCCAACCCCAAGGTGGAGGTTCTGGGGAACGTGAGCGTGCCCCGCCTGGCCGTGGTCTCGTTTCTCGTCAAGCCCGGGGACCGTTACCTCCACCCCAGGCTCGTGATCCGGCTACTGTCCGACCTCTTCGGTATCCAGGGGCGTGCCGGTTGCTCGTGTGCCGGGCCGTACGGCCACGACCTGCTCGGCATCGGCGAGGAAGCGTCAAAGAAGTTCCTCGAACAGCTCGAGGCCGGCTACGAGGGCCTCAAACCCGGTTGGAGCCGGCTGAGCTTCCACTTCCTGATCGACGAGCCGGAGTTCGAGTTCCTCCTCGCGGCGGTCGAGTTCCTGGCGGAGCACGGCGACGCCTTCCTGCCCCTTTACGACTTCGACTGGCAGACGGGCGCCTGGAGCCATAAGTCGGTGGCCCCGCAGCCACCGGAGCAACAGGACTTCGCCTTCGAAGCCTGGCAGCCGGTCGCCGCGGCGGCGGGGCGCCGGGTGGACGACTACGCCGGTTACCTCTCGGAGGCGCGGCGCCTGGCTGCCCAGCTCCGCAAGGAGCCGCCGCAAACGCCGGACCGCAGCACTGGCGCCGACCAGCGGCTCGTCACTTTCCAGGTTTAG
- a CDS encoding MarR family transcriptional regulator, with the protein MANEEPITSLAFPAALNLSEARRRLLDQVMRRNGVTVEELADSLEVSRTAVQQQVTGLERDGLLKVSGQRSTGGRPSRAYSLTEAALELFPRSYARLADDMLRSVRTLFGEEGLERMLVKMADELASELAPRLEGKEGLERLLEVAAILTELGYDATVDDQGRLRAANCVFHQLARSSRAVCRYDQVLLHRLLGDQVHQQSCITEGTAACVFALR; encoded by the coding sequence ATGGCTAACGAAGAACCGATAACTTCCCTTGCGTTCCCTGCCGCGTTGAACCTCTCCGAGGCGCGCCGCCGGCTCCTGGATCAGGTCATGCGTCGTAACGGCGTCACCGTGGAGGAGCTGGCCGACAGCCTGGAAGTATCGCGCACCGCCGTTCAGCAGCAGGTGACCGGGCTCGAGCGCGACGGTCTGCTGAAGGTGTCCGGCCAGCGCAGCACCGGTGGCCGGCCCAGCCGCGCATATTCGCTGACGGAGGCCGCCCTCGAACTCTTCCCCCGCAGCTACGCGCGTTTGGCGGATGACATGCTCCGCAGCGTCCGCACACTGTTCGGCGAGGAGGGCCTCGAACGCATGCTCGTGAAGATGGCGGACGAGTTGGCGAGCGAACTCGCACCCAGGCTCGAGGGCAAGGAAGGCCTGGAACGCCTGCTCGAGGTGGCGGCCATACTGACCGAGCTGGGTTACGACGCCACCGTGGACGACCAGGGTAGGCTGCGCGCCGCGAACTGCGTCTTCCACCAACTGGCGCGCTCGAGCCGCGCCGTCTGCCGCTACGACCAGGTACTCCTGCACAGGCTGCTGGGCGACCAGGTGCACCAGCAATCGTGCATCACGGAAGGCACCGCCGCCTGCGTGTTCGCGCTGCGCTGA
- a CDS encoding NAD-dependent succinate-semialdehyde dehydrogenase gives MRDLNSLKGYYLTDDWRQAERTFEVVEPASRNVLTHVADCGVDEARSAAEVAWNAFLSWRATSAFERSELLGRWHDLMLENIEALASTMAHEMGKPINESRGEVRYAAGFVRWYAEEAKRVYGDLFPAQDTSKRLLAVPQPVGPAFAVTPWNFPLAMVTRKAGPALAAGCTFVLKPAEQSPVSALLLADLWLEAGGPPGTLQVLPTSDPGPLSTALISDPRIRKLTFTGSTEVGRLLYQQAAATVKRISLELGGHAPSLVFADADLDIAVTQVMASKFRNAGQTCVCANRIYVHESLAEEFTARYAAATERLVVGDPLDAATQIGPLIDEQGLAKVERHVADAVAGGATVVTGGKGLGGLFYAPTVLSGVKADALMMREETFGPVAPIVTFRGDAEAVRMANDTPFGLAAYVYTRDLARAFRVSEELEYGIVGVNDGVPSAPYAPFGGVKQSGVGREGGPWGIHEYLEVKYVSLGLGPK, from the coding sequence ATGAGAGACCTGAACAGCCTCAAGGGCTACTACCTCACGGACGATTGGCGCCAGGCCGAAAGAACGTTCGAAGTGGTCGAGCCGGCCTCGCGGAACGTCCTGACGCACGTGGCCGACTGCGGCGTGGACGAAGCGCGAAGCGCCGCAGAGGTCGCCTGGAACGCGTTCCTTTCCTGGCGCGCCACGAGCGCGTTCGAACGCTCGGAGCTGCTTGGCCGCTGGCACGACCTCATGCTTGAAAACATCGAGGCCCTCGCCAGCACCATGGCGCACGAGATGGGCAAGCCCATCAACGAGTCGCGCGGCGAGGTTCGCTACGCCGCGGGCTTCGTGCGCTGGTACGCCGAGGAGGCCAAGCGCGTTTACGGCGACCTCTTCCCGGCCCAAGACACGAGCAAGCGGCTACTGGCCGTTCCCCAGCCTGTGGGTCCGGCCTTCGCCGTCACGCCGTGGAACTTCCCACTGGCCATGGTCACGCGCAAGGCGGGTCCCGCCCTGGCCGCGGGCTGCACCTTCGTGCTCAAGCCCGCCGAACAGTCGCCGGTGTCGGCGCTACTCTTGGCCGACCTATGGCTGGAGGCGGGTGGGCCGCCGGGAACCCTGCAGGTCCTGCCTACCTCGGACCCGGGCCCTTTGTCGACGGCCCTCATCTCCGACCCCCGCATCCGCAAACTGACGTTCACGGGCTCCACCGAGGTCGGGCGGCTCTTGTACCAGCAGGCCGCCGCGACGGTCAAACGCATCTCGCTCGAGTTGGGCGGTCACGCGCCATCCTTGGTCTTCGCCGACGCCGACCTGGACATCGCGGTAACGCAGGTGATGGCCAGCAAGTTCCGTAACGCCGGCCAGACGTGCGTCTGCGCCAACCGCATCTACGTGCACGAGTCGTTGGCCGAGGAGTTCACCGCGCGCTACGCCGCGGCGACGGAGCGGCTGGTGGTCGGCGATCCCCTGGACGCCGCCACGCAGATCGGCCCGCTGATAGACGAACAGGGTCTGGCAAAAGTCGAGCGGCACGTAGCGGACGCGGTCGCCGGCGGGGCCACCGTGGTGACCGGCGGCAAGGGTCTTGGCGGCCTCTTCTACGCCCCCACCGTTCTGTCGGGGGTGAAGGCCGACGCACTCATGATGCGCGAGGAGACCTTCGGTCCCGTGGCGCCCATCGTCACCTTCAGGGGCGACGCGGAAGCGGTGCGCATGGCCAACGACACTCCGTTCGGCCTCGCCGCGTACGTCTACACCCGCGACCTGGCGCGCGCCTTCCGCGTGTCCGAGGAACTCGAGTACGGCATCGTGGGGGTCAACGACGGCGTCCCATCGGCGCCTTACGCGCCTTTCGGTGGCGTCAAGCAATCCGGCGTAGGCCGCGAGGGCGGGCCGTGGGGCATCCACGAGTACCTGGAGGTCAAGTACGTCTCACTCGGGTTGGGACCCAAGTGA
- the lysA gene encoding diaminopimelate decarboxylase: MTDALLLEIAAQHGTPTYVYDLEAITEGVAALRAAFPDALIRYAVKANANGALLRHLVTAGLGAEALTLGELERSLRAGFEPAQILFGGPGHTPELARRAAGAGVGLVSLDSVGAWDVWQGVSAPETRFLVRLNPGFDPHTHEHLATAAASSKFGEPHAVARALGQKIAATGRLAGFHVHAGSMISDPQVADLVVAALEPLYEEFPGLELVDFGGGFAVPNPPLERFSQAYGRFAAKHSVSVVLEPGRFLVADAGTLLTRVLHVKESERRHIVVDGGMADLLRPALYGAEHPIRLVGGNGIPLERLPTDVDGPLCENADRLGQDVELPAVKPGDLLAVGRAGAYGFAMASNYVSSLRPAEVAVEAGEIRLVRRREQPADLWGLEV; this comes from the coding sequence ATGACCGACGCGCTACTACTCGAAATCGCGGCCCAACACGGCACGCCGACCTACGTCTACGACCTCGAAGCGATCACCGAGGGCGTGGCTGCGCTGCGCGCCGCCTTCCCCGACGCGCTGATCAGGTACGCCGTCAAAGCCAACGCCAACGGCGCCCTGTTGAGACACTTGGTGACCGCGGGTCTTGGCGCCGAGGCGCTCACCTTAGGTGAGCTCGAGCGCTCGCTGCGCGCCGGCTTCGAACCTGCGCAGATCCTGTTCGGCGGTCCCGGACACACGCCCGAGCTCGCCCGCCGGGCCGCCGGTGCCGGCGTGGGGCTCGTGAGTCTCGACTCGGTCGGAGCGTGGGACGTCTGGCAGGGCGTATCCGCGCCCGAGACGCGCTTCCTGGTGCGGCTCAACCCGGGGTTCGACCCGCACACGCACGAGCATCTGGCGACGGCGGCCGCATCGTCGAAGTTCGGCGAGCCTCACGCCGTGGCGCGCGCGCTGGGCCAGAAGATCGCAGCCACGGGCCGGCTGGCCGGCTTCCACGTACATGCCGGCTCCATGATCTCCGACCCGCAGGTGGCCGACCTCGTCGTCGCAGCGCTCGAGCCCCTCTACGAAGAGTTCCCGGGATTGGAACTCGTGGACTTCGGCGGCGGTTTCGCCGTCCCGAACCCGCCGCTCGAGCGCTTCTCCCAGGCCTACGGGCGTTTCGCGGCCAAGCACAGCGTAAGCGTGGTGCTCGAGCCCGGCCGCTTCCTCGTTGCCGACGCCGGCACGCTGCTCACCAGGGTGCTGCATGTGAAGGAGAGCGAGCGCCGCCACATAGTGGTCGACGGCGGCATGGCGGACCTGCTGCGGCCCGCCCTCTACGGCGCCGAACACCCCATCCGCCTGGTCGGGGGTAACGGCATCCCGCTGGAGCGCCTGCCCACGGACGTCGATGGTCCCCTCTGCGAGAACGCCGACCGATTGGGCCAAGACGTCGAGCTGCCTGCGGTGAAGCCGGGGGACTTGCTCGCCGTTGGCCGGGCAGGGGCTTACGGCTTCGCGATGGCCTCGAACTACGTCTCCAGCCTGCGGCCTGCGGAGGTCGCGGTCGAGGCGGGAGAGATCAGGCTGGTGCGGCGCCGCGAGCAGCCGGCGGACCTGTGGGGCCTCGAGGTGTAG
- a CDS encoding 5'-methylthioadenosine/adenosylhomocysteine nucleosidase: MTKAAGGPTAIVGAMEEEVARLRAAIVAPRAARSGPFEWVAGELEGVPVLLAECGIGKVNASALTQALLEAGAVRIVFTGVAGAVDPRLRVGDVVIGVDAVQHDVDVTGLGYAPGEVPGSGRVWASDPELCEAAAAAAEELGDGGVMRGRVASGDVFVTDQALVERLRSEFGAACAEMEGGAVAQVCARWGVPFVIIRSISDNADHSAQVDFRSFTKVAARRSEAVVRGLLRRLPAA, encoded by the coding sequence TTGACGAAGGCGGCGGGCGGACCGACGGCGATCGTGGGCGCCATGGAGGAAGAGGTTGCCCGCCTGCGGGCGGCCATCGTGGCGCCGCGGGCCGCTCGTTCGGGGCCCTTCGAATGGGTCGCTGGCGAGCTCGAAGGCGTACCCGTGCTCCTGGCCGAGTGCGGCATAGGCAAGGTCAACGCATCCGCGCTGACGCAAGCGCTCCTCGAGGCCGGCGCCGTCAGGATCGTCTTCACCGGCGTGGCCGGCGCGGTAGACCCGCGGTTGCGAGTGGGCGACGTGGTCATCGGCGTAGATGCCGTACAGCATGACGTCGACGTGACCGGGCTCGGCTACGCGCCAGGGGAGGTCCCCGGTTCAGGCCGCGTCTGGGCGTCAGACCCGGAGCTGTGTGAGGCGGCAGCGGCAGCGGCAGAAGAGCTGGGCGACGGTGGCGTGATGCGGGGCCGCGTGGCATCGGGGGACGTTTTCGTTACCGACCAGGCCCTGGTGGAGCGTTTACGGTCCGAGTTCGGGGCCGCCTGCGCGGAGATGGAGGGCGGGGCGGTGGCTCAGGTCTGCGCCAGGTGGGGCGTGCCTTTCGTGATCATCAGGAGCATCTCGGACAACGCCGACCATTCGGCCCAGGTCGATTTCAGGTCGTTCACCAAGGTGGCCGCCAGGCGCTCGGAGGCGGTCGTGCGGGGCCTGTTGAGGCGCCTCCCCGCCGCTTGA
- the aceE gene encoding pyruvate dehydrogenase (acetyl-transferring), homodimeric type, translated as MADVLDQLLDLDRSQLAPDELAELNYVEMKEWLESLDYVLASGGTDRVVEIIQRLEAHAEKHGIRLPFQSDTSYVNTIHYDEQPEYPGDLVLEKRITNLIRWNAMAMVVQANKHSPGIGGHIATYASAAVLYEVGFNHFFRGPGKGPDADLIYFQGHASPGFYARSYLEHRFDDAQMHNFRRELQKTPGLSSYPHPWLMPDYWSFPTVSMGLGPITSIYQARFRRYLEDRGLYPHGTGKVWAFVGDGETDEPETLGAIRVASRAKLDNLIWVINANLQRLDGPVFGNGQIIQELEGIFRGSGWNVIKVAWGSAWDELLKRDTEGHVVKRFEELVDGESQRYAAFGGPELKERFFNTPELKELVKDWSDEDFGRLNRGGHDPVKVYAAFDRAVKHEGQPTVVIARTVKGYGMGAAGEAQNITHQQKKLDEDQMRAFRDRFNLPITDEDIAEEPFHRPPEDSPEHQYLVEHREKLGGFLPARSVQSEPLAPPPAEAFEEFMASTDGHPVSTTMILVNVIRKLLRDPNWSKLVVPIVPDEARTFGMESFFRQIGIYSPVGQLYEPVDSAHLMYYKESRDGQILEEGITEAGAMSSFIAAGTAYANYGVNTVPFFIYYSMFGYQRVGDLMWAAGDSHARGFLVGATAGRTTLAGEGLQHQDGHSHVLMYPLPNLLAYDPAFAHEIAIIVREGLRRMYQEQEDIFYYLTVGNENLPQPGAPEGLSREELEQGVLKGMYLFRPAGRKRSKLHAQLFGSGTIMHCVLEAQEILERDYGVAANVWSVTSYKELHRDALQVERYNRLNPEQEQHRPYVAELLDGAKGVFVAASDYMKILPDSLASYLPRPMLSLGTDGFGRSEARAELRDFFEVDARHIVFATLTALAKDGLVDKKALLKARDDLEISPDKADPYVD; from the coding sequence ATGGCTGACGTCCTGGACCAACTATTGGACCTAGACCGTTCGCAACTCGCCCCCGACGAGTTGGCGGAGCTCAACTACGTCGAGATGAAGGAATGGCTGGAGTCGTTGGATTACGTGCTGGCAAGCGGCGGCACGGACAGGGTCGTCGAGATCATCCAGCGGCTGGAGGCGCACGCCGAGAAACACGGCATCAGGCTACCGTTCCAGTCCGACACGTCTTACGTGAACACGATCCACTACGACGAGCAGCCGGAATACCCGGGCGACTTGGTGCTCGAGAAGCGCATCACCAACCTGATCCGTTGGAACGCCATGGCCATGGTCGTGCAGGCCAACAAGCACTCGCCGGGGATCGGCGGGCACATCGCGACCTACGCCTCGGCGGCCGTGCTCTACGAGGTGGGCTTCAACCACTTCTTCCGCGGCCCCGGCAAGGGCCCCGATGCCGACCTGATCTACTTCCAGGGTCACGCTAGCCCCGGCTTCTACGCTCGGTCCTACCTCGAGCACCGGTTCGACGACGCTCAGATGCACAACTTCCGCCGCGAACTGCAGAAGACCCCCGGGCTCTCGTCGTATCCCCACCCCTGGCTGATGCCCGACTACTGGAGCTTCCCCACCGTCTCCATGGGGCTGGGGCCGATAACGTCCATCTACCAGGCGCGTTTCCGGCGCTACCTCGAAGACCGGGGCCTCTATCCGCATGGCACGGGCAAGGTATGGGCGTTCGTCGGTGACGGCGAAACGGACGAACCCGAGACGCTCGGCGCCATCCGCGTCGCCTCCCGCGCCAAGCTCGACAACCTGATCTGGGTCATCAACGCCAACCTGCAGCGCCTCGATGGCCCCGTGTTCGGCAACGGCCAGATCATCCAGGAGCTCGAGGGCATCTTCCGCGGCTCGGGCTGGAACGTCATCAAGGTCGCCTGGGGCAGCGCCTGGGACGAACTCCTGAAGAGAGACACGGAGGGCCACGTCGTCAAGCGCTTCGAGGAACTCGTCGACGGCGAGTCGCAGCGCTACGCGGCGTTCGGCGGGCCCGAACTCAAGGAACGCTTCTTCAACACTCCCGAACTCAAGGAACTGGTGAAGGACTGGAGCGACGAGGACTTCGGCAGACTCAACCGCGGCGGCCACGACCCGGTCAAGGTCTACGCGGCGTTCGACCGCGCCGTCAAGCACGAGGGTCAGCCGACCGTCGTCATCGCCCGCACCGTCAAGGGCTACGGGATGGGAGCCGCCGGCGAGGCGCAGAACATCACTCACCAGCAGAAGAAGCTCGACGAAGACCAGATGCGCGCCTTCCGCGACCGCTTCAACCTGCCCATAACCGACGAGGACATCGCCGAGGAGCCCTTCCACCGTCCGCCGGAGGACAGCCCCGAGCACCAGTACCTCGTGGAGCACCGCGAGAAACTCGGCGGTTTCCTGCCCGCTCGCAGCGTGCAGTCCGAACCGCTGGCCCCGCCGCCCGCCGAGGCGTTCGAGGAGTTCATGGCCTCGACCGACGGCCACCCGGTCTCGACCACGATGATCCTGGTGAACGTCATCCGCAAGCTCCTGCGCGACCCGAACTGGAGCAAGCTCGTGGTGCCCATCGTCCCCGACGAGGCGCGCACGTTCGGCATGGAATCGTTCTTCCGCCAGATCGGCATCTACTCGCCGGTGGGCCAGCTCTACGAGCCCGTCGACAGCGCGCACCTCATGTACTACAAGGAGTCGCGCGACGGTCAGATCCTCGAGGAGGGCATCACCGAGGCCGGCGCCATGTCGTCGTTCATCGCGGCCGGCACCGCCTACGCCAACTACGGCGTGAACACCGTTCCCTTCTTCATCTACTACTCGATGTTCGGTTACCAGCGGGTGGGCGACCTGATGTGGGCGGCCGGTGACAGCCACGCGCGGGGCTTCCTGGTGGGCGCCACCGCGGGCCGCACCACCCTCGCCGGCGAGGGGCTGCAGCACCAGGACGGCCACTCGCACGTGCTCATGTACCCCCTGCCGAACCTCCTGGCGTACGACCCGGCGTTCGCTCACGAGATAGCCATCATCGTGCGCGAGGGTCTGCGCCGCATGTACCAGGAGCAAGAGGACATCTTCTACTACCTCACGGTGGGCAACGAGAACCTTCCGCAGCCCGGCGCCCCCGAGGGCCTGTCGCGAGAAGAACTCGAGCAGGGCGTGCTCAAGGGCATGTACCTGTTCCGCCCCGCCGGCCGTAAGCGCAGCAAACTCCACGCCCAGCTCTTCGGCAGCGGCACCATAATGCACTGCGTGCTGGAGGCGCAGGAGATCCTCGAGCGCGACTACGGCGTGGCGGCCAACGTCTGGAGCGTCACGTCTTACAAGGAACTCCACCGCGACGCCCTGCAGGTCGAGCGCTACAACCGCCTCAACCCCGAACAGGAACAGCATCGCCCGTACGTGGCGGAGCTGCTGGACGGCGCGAAGGGCGTGTTCGTCGCGGCCTCCGACTACATGAAGATCCTCCCCGACTCCCTGGCCTCCTACCTGCCGCGCCCGATGCTCTCGCTGGGCACCGACGGCTTCGGCCGCAGCGAGGCGCGCGCCGAGTTGCGCGACTTCTTCGAGGTCGACGCCCGCCACATCGTCTTCGCCACCCTCACGGCCCTCGCCAAGGATGGTCTGGTAGACAAGAAGGCGCTGCTGAAAGCCCGCGACGACCTCGAGATCTCCCCCGACAAGGCCGACCCCTACGTCGACTGA
- a CDS encoding 2-oxo acid dehydrogenase subunit E2: MATEVRLPDIGEGIEKGTVVGILVAVGDTVAKDQPLVELETDKAVVEIPSTAAGVVSKINVSENEEAAVGSVLIVLEEEGAAASQEAPAPAATEQEPAPASRPESAPPATQPATQQAPAPQPSTPRAPAPRPGAPAPQPNGQRPAAPRPARAATEAYGGLVPAAPSVRRLARELGVDLQTVSGTGVLGRISADDVRAVAQGLPPTAATPALGAPSAAAPAGTPLPDFSRWGAVERTPMSGIRKATVRAMAGAWASVPMVTHFDKADITELEVLRKRFQPKAEAVGAKLTPTAILLKIIAGALRRFPDFNASIDVEAQEIIHKSYVNVGVAVDTDAGLLVPVVKDADRKNLIELAAELGELAAKARDRKLTPDEMQGGNFAISNLGGIGGHAFTPIVNPPDVAILGVSRSTLEPVWNAESGAFEPRLLLPLALTYDHRLIDGAAAARFLRWVCSALEEPFLVALEG; this comes from the coding sequence GTGGCTACCGAAGTGAGACTCCCTGACATAGGCGAGGGCATAGAGAAGGGCACGGTCGTCGGCATCCTGGTGGCTGTCGGCGACACCGTTGCCAAGGATCAGCCACTCGTCGAACTCGAGACCGATAAGGCGGTGGTCGAGATCCCGTCGACCGCCGCCGGCGTGGTGAGCAAGATCAACGTGAGCGAGAACGAGGAGGCGGCGGTGGGCTCGGTGCTCATCGTGCTCGAGGAGGAAGGCGCTGCCGCTTCCCAGGAGGCCCCCGCCCCGGCCGCGACGGAGCAGGAACCGGCACCTGCAAGTCGCCCGGAGAGCGCCCCGCCCGCCACCCAGCCGGCCACCCAACAGGCTCCAGCACCCCAACCGAGCACGCCCCGCGCCCCCGCCCCTCGACCAGGCGCGCCGGCTCCGCAGCCGAACGGCCAACGACCGGCGGCTCCCCGGCCCGCCCGGGCGGCCACCGAGGCTTACGGTGGGCTCGTGCCCGCCGCCCCCTCCGTACGCCGTCTGGCTCGCGAGCTTGGCGTCGACCTCCAGACCGTGAGCGGCACCGGCGTGCTCGGGCGCATCTCGGCCGACGACGTGCGCGCCGTGGCGCAGGGCCTGCCGCCGACGGCCGCGACGCCGGCGCTGGGCGCTCCGAGTGCGGCAGCTCCCGCGGGCACGCCGCTTCCCGACTTCAGCCGTTGGGGCGCCGTCGAGCGAACCCCCATGAGCGGCATCCGCAAGGCGACCGTCCGCGCGATGGCCGGCGCCTGGGCGAGCGTTCCGATGGTCACTCACTTCGACAAGGCGGACATCACGGAGCTGGAGGTGCTCCGCAAGCGCTTCCAACCCAAGGCGGAAGCGGTCGGCGCGAAGCTCACGCCCACCGCGATCCTGCTGAAGATCATCGCCGGAGCCCTGCGCCGCTTCCCCGACTTCAACGCCAGCATCGACGTGGAGGCCCAGGAGATAATCCACAAGAGCTACGTGAACGTGGGCGTGGCGGTCGACACGGACGCCGGCCTCCTGGTGCCCGTGGTCAAGGACGCCGACCGCAAGAACCTCATCGAGCTGGCCGCCGAGTTGGGTGAGCTGGCCGCCAAGGCCCGCGACCGGAAACTGACGCCCGACGAGATGCAGGGCGGCAACTTTGCGATCTCCAACCTAGGCGGCATCGGCGGGCACGCTTTCACGCCCATCGTGAACCCGCCCGACGTGGCCATCCTCGGCGTCTCACGGTCCACCCTCGAGCCCGTCTGGAACGCCGAATCGGGCGCATTCGAGCCGCGCCTCCTGCTGCCCCTGGCCCTCACGTACGACCACCGGCTCATAGACGGCGCCGCTGCCGCGCGCTTCTTGCGCTGGGTGTGCTCGGCCCTCGAGGAGCCGTTCCTGGTGGCGCTGGAAGGCTGA
- the lptB gene encoding LPS export ABC transporter ATP-binding protein produces MQAMNSVPNGVKAGPNGVVAGPGGAEAGPIGVELRASGLVKRYGRRKVVDRVDLVLRRGEIVALLGPNGAGKTTSFYMVVGFVRPNAGRIVLGGQDITGWPMHRRARIGLGYLAQEPSAFRRLSVEDNLLAILEFQGLTREEQNVRAQALLEEFHIGHLAKSRADTLSGGERRRLEIARSLTVDPDFLLLDEPFTGVDPKSIREIQTIVRDLRDRRGLGVLLTDHSVRETLAIADRVVLMFDGRVRFDGTPADFAADPDVRTYYLGNEFQL; encoded by the coding sequence ATGCAGGCCATGAACAGCGTCCCCAACGGCGTCAAGGCGGGGCCAAACGGGGTGGTCGCGGGGCCCGGCGGGGCCGAGGCGGGGCCCATTGGCGTCGAATTGAGGGCGAGCGGCCTCGTGAAGCGCTACGGGCGCCGCAAGGTCGTCGACCGCGTGGACCTGGTGCTGCGGCGCGGCGAGATAGTGGCGCTTTTGGGTCCCAACGGCGCGGGGAAGACCACCAGCTTCTACATGGTCGTCGGCTTCGTGAGGCCGAACGCGGGGCGCATCGTGCTCGGCGGCCAGGACATCACCGGTTGGCCCATGCACCGCCGGGCGCGCATCGGACTGGGTTACCTGGCGCAAGAACCGAGCGCCTTCAGGCGCCTGAGCGTCGAGGACAACCTCCTCGCCATCCTCGAGTTCCAGGGCTTGACGCGTGAGGAACAGAACGTGCGCGCGCAGGCGCTGCTCGAGGAGTTTCATATCGGACACCTCGCCAAGAGCCGCGCCGATACGCTCTCCGGCGGCGAGCGGCGCCGGCTCGAGATCGCGCGTAGCCTGACCGTGGACCCGGACTTCCTCCTACTCGACGAGCCTTTCACGGGCGTCGACCCCAAGTCCATCCGCGAGATCCAGACCATAGTCCGGGACTTGCGAGACCGGCGCGGCCTGGGCGTCCTCCTTACCGACCACAGCGTGCGCGAGACGCTCGCGATCGCGGACCGCGTTGTGCTCATGTTCGACGGGCGGGTGAGGTTCGATGGCACGCCGGCGGATTTCGCGGCCGACCCCGACGTGCGCACCTACTACCTGGGCAACGAGTTCCAGCTTTAG